The following proteins are encoded in a genomic region of Vicingaceae bacterium:
- a CDS encoding peroxiredoxin → MEINLIWDGGMKFHSLINGHTVIVDADGSVGGSDQGPRPKPLMLVALAGCTGMDVVSLLKKMKVNYDSLQINIMAELTEEHPKIFKNVHIVYEFGGKGIDKDKVKKAVDLSQEKYCGVSAMFRHFARLTYEIRYL, encoded by the coding sequence ATGGAAATTAATCTTATCTGGGATGGGGGAATGAAATTTCATTCCTTGATAAATGGACATACTGTGATTGTGGATGCTGATGGGTCAGTGGGGGGATCCGACCAGGGGCCAAGGCCTAAACCATTGATGTTGGTCGCTCTTGCCGGATGCACAGGAATGGATGTGGTGTCTTTGCTGAAAAAAATGAAAGTCAATTACGATTCTTTACAAATTAACATAATGGCCGAATTGACAGAAGAACATCCCAAAATTTTCAAGAATGTGCATATTGTATATGAGTTTGGCGGGAAAGGCATCGATAAAGATAAAGTAAAAAAAGCGGTGGATCTTTCACAAGAAAAATATTGCGGAGTAAGTGCCATGTTCAGGCATTTTGCCCGGCTGACCTACGAAATACGTTATTTGTAA
- the crt gene encoding enoyl-CoA hydratase codes for MNYKNLLLEKDNGIALITINRPEQLNALNRETIAELHDALDACERDSDVKVIILTGSGTKAFVAGADIKEFYRFTPEEGRQLSANGQKQLFDFVENLSKPVIAAINGYALGGGLELAMSCHIRIASDNARMGLPEVSLGVIPGYGGTQRLPRLVGKGKACEMIFTGEMIQAADALQWGLVNHVTTQDKLMDYCKELAAKIMKNSMVAIASAIRAINAAYDKKANGFEVEIEEFGKCFGTEDFKEGTNAFVEKRKPNFPGK; via the coding sequence ATGAATTACAAAAATTTGCTATTGGAAAAAGACAACGGTATTGCTTTGATTACCATTAACCGTCCGGAACAATTAAATGCATTGAACCGCGAAACCATAGCAGAGCTGCATGATGCTCTGGATGCCTGTGAGCGAGACAGTGATGTGAAGGTAATTATTCTCACAGGAAGTGGTACAAAAGCATTTGTGGCAGGTGCCGATATCAAAGAGTTTTATCGATTTACCCCTGAGGAAGGACGCCAATTAAGTGCCAATGGTCAAAAACAATTGTTTGATTTTGTTGAAAACCTTTCAAAACCTGTCATTGCAGCCATCAATGGATATGCCCTTGGAGGAGGACTGGAGTTGGCCATGAGTTGTCATATCCGTATTGCCTCAGATAATGCAAGAATGGGCCTTCCGGAAGTTTCTTTGGGAGTCATTCCCGGTTATGGCGGAACACAACGTTTGCCTCGCCTAGTAGGAAAGGGAAAGGCGTGTGAAATGATTTTTACCGGAGAAATGATACAGGCTGCCGATGCCCTGCAGTGGGGATTGGTAAATCATGTCACAACTCAAGATAAGTTAATGGATTATTGCAAGGAATTGGCTGCCAAAATAATGAAAAACTCCATGGTGGCTATAGCTTCGGCCATTCGGGCAATCAATGCGGCATATGACAAAAAGGCAAATGGTTTTGAGGTTGAAATTGAAGAATTTGGCAAATGTTTTGGCACTGAAGATTTTAAAGAAGGTACAAATGCTTTTGTAGAAAAGCGAAAACCAAATTTCCCCGGAAAATAA